Within Colias croceus chromosome 10, ilColCroc2.1, the genomic segment CTTTGCAATTCTTAACACGGGAGCAGTACCAACGCCAGCCATTTTTCAAACGATAAGGGTATTTcgaatatgtataatttttatgtatcaaCAACGGTCGACCACGCCTGGACATCGTCAGAACAACCGctgtaaaaaacattttaaagaaaagattCAATTAGGTCGATTGaaacaattacataataataccaCTCGATTAAAATCCCTATCTTTCTGGAAAAATCATAACAATGTGTactttttaatcatttatttttattgtattatataataaaaaataatttattacatcaactccttaaaatagatttaaatttgaaatacacATTCACTGAGGGTAATTTAACTACAAAGCTTTTTTTTGGCTTTGAAAAGTGATCAAGCTTACAATATGGACAATTGTTATTGTTAACATtaattgtcttttttgcatACGTAAATCATATTTAGGCATATCATTAACACCTATACATTTCATCTTATACGAATAAGACTATGAGACTGcgtgaaaattataaaaaaaaattgatgcaCTGGGTCTCACTACATAAGTTTTGATAAAGGATagaatcatttttatttattcacaaacCCTAGGACAGCGCAGTTGGATATCACGAAAATTACTTTTCAACAAACATCAAAATAGTTCTATAAAAGCACATATTATAATGCACAGGTACATCTTACTTTTTCATTTACTACACCTCTCTTAAATTACCTACACAAAACAAAGGTCGAAATCTGTTTAAGATATTGTgataaataatctaaaacttgccTAGATAACCCCCCATTTCTAAAATTTCATGCTAATCTCCTAAAGACTCAAATAAGATCGGGTCCCTCAACGCATCCATAACATGATTGTGATTCAAGTAATACTTCGGAGGATCATGCTCATGTTCCTCAAACACGGAGGTTATTACGTTAGAGCTGTCCGTGAAGACCACCGCTCGGCAGTTCTTCTGTGTGGAGCAGACCCAGCGTGTCTTGTTAGCTTTATCGTACTGCCTTCGGTACGTGTAGTTGCGGAATAATAACATTTCCTTACCTTTGCGTGATGTTATTACTATAGCGGTGtctggaaaaaaaaaatattttaaccaatttaagactataaaatatagaaactttaattattgtacaatttAGTTTCAGTTTGGAAGGTTAAAGACAGAAAAACTCAATACtcaaaattattgtatgaTATAAATTGGATCAAGGGATATTCTTACTGAggtagtaaaataaaagactcagtaatttaataatttgaaaataattaaaacttaccATTATCATCAGAGTCTAAGTGTGGTTCCGAAGAAGGCGACGGATCATGATTATGAGAGACAGACGTCGTAATGATCTCATTGTAATCGTTCAGAAAAACGAATCCCATGCAGTTTTTCGTAATACATTTCCAGCGAACGCCGAGCTTCGTTTTATGACCTTTGTGATATTGATAACCTCCATATTGCATAATTGTCCTTCGATTATATGACTCCAGGAATAGTATGACATCATCTCCCACTGTCATTTCTTCAGTAGTTTCATACACCACCTCTGCAGAAAAATATTAGGGTCAGATAAAagctaatatatataatttatctaaaactaccttacatactgaaaaataaataaaacacaaatgtaaaaataaaatttattaaaaattgtacgtGATATGCAACACACGACTTGCATTTCGACTCGAACCTTAACGTATTATTATGTCACTAATCAACTAAACTGTCCTGCCTAAAAACTTACGTACTAGAGTAAAAaagttacaatattgtaaaaaaaaaattgtgttaaaaGAACCGCAAAATATATCGCGCTGGGcgattgtaaaatttaattacattatccTATCATGAAACATGCGACACAGCGTGGGTTCATGGTTGTGTGTGTTCATAATGCACACAAGTTCAAATTTGTCGTTGACGTGTGCGTAGACGTCACAGTTGTTCGGACAAGGCTCGATGCAGCACCATCTAGTCGTGGCTCCGTTGACGCTTATCTCCTTTCTGAATGTATGCCCGTTGATAATAAGAAACTTGCTGCCAGTCGACATCGTGACTACGATAACTGAAAGaggaaagtttatttttaaatttgttacagcaataatttaatttgatcgTAAAATTACTAGTTTTCCAGTCTTAGCAATGAGATACACAGGTATTTACAGTTTAAACTGTTTAATACTTGTTTGACAAaggaaaataaacacaatcgtatagtaaattatttaatttaatttacatttctagtaggtatatatacatttttcatGGTACCTAaacaaattcattattttacctAGGTACTGCATAAacatagattaaataatgATGTAGAACAAGTAGTTGAACAATTGTAATTTCTCTGACATTCAATATAACCAAAGTTCATAAATTTAGGCCAGCCAATGCCCTTCCAAAGAAGCTGGATTATTCTTCAAATATCTGTTGGGTCCAGCAATATGATTATGGTctttaacatataatattagttgtttatttttgtcaaaACGCACTTTAGCTTTGCATTTAACCGAACTCCGCTTGGAACAAGTCCAGTATCGACCATCTTTTGACACTTGGTTAAAAGTAAACCCGTCAATCATTAAAACTGGGTGTACACCGTGATACGATTTgacaaattcatatttaataccTGGAAAAAACACTCCATCATTCattctaacattttaatacaaattaggAAAACAACATTGAAATGTAAAAGTACTGCTAACGAGTAACGACACAAATTgtccaattaaaatatttattgagagacgaaaaaacaaaatgtttacaaCAATGTAGCTGCAAAAATATAAGCATATTCTAAAAACGCGAATATGTAATATGATATAATCTTTTCACAACACATAGTAATTTATACAATTGTAAAGTTcattataatctataataatttgtagttacattttaataacattcgtatacaaaatgtACAATAATCATACATTAAAACAATTCTTGGTCACGACCAAGAGGATTCAGGTAAAGGCAATGACTTTCAAAGGTTATGAGATTTTCATGGTGCTGTCATAGAGTACAGTCCATCAGGAGTGATCTCATAAACCGGTCGATCATGGCAATGCTCATGGGATATACAGACGAATTCGTAATCATCATTTACATGTAAACACACTGTACATTTCCAAGGTATCCTGCCTGAGCAGTACCAGCGCTCTCCACCAGATATTGGCGACGGATTAGTAAAGGAATACCCATTTAACATCAATATACTGGCGCCGTCGGTTGCTGTCACCACTTTTACTGGAAAATTACACTTGCAACTAAGTTTTGTTATTACGCTAGCTagactattttaattttaactctCATAAAAATTATGGTACACACAGTTTACCactaaattatcaaataagtTCTTACCTTTATTAATGGTTTCCATCAGATGCAGATTCCAATAACAAAGCGATTAAAATGGAAATATTGTAAATCAGTATACTTTTTacgtttatgtaataaattacattaaacatataaaatatgatacatAGGTGTCTAGTATTAGACTGCATTTCATCTAATCTcagagatttaaaaataaacctcACTTCGAAGTCATTGTTTTCCTATGGGAATTGTACTTTTTATGTTATCTTCCgcggaaaaaatatatatactcGTTACTTTCTTGGTacttttaaataggtataccCACTTATTTTCATTTACGTCGAATAATATTGAGTTCTTTAAATGGATACTGGTTAATTATTTGgtgtgaatgaaaataaaaagcattattaatcttaaaaacattataattcaattatatcaataaatggAGGTagaataagtacctatatctatATCTTAGACCGCATCTtagctttccatcaggcgagattgtggtcaagcgcttccctatctagaataaaaaaaaatctatgtcTTCGTTTTAATGATAAGCAGATAGTTctatttaagtaaaataatatttataataattaagcttATTTTCTTATGTCATTcaagaaatttatttagaaatttattttctattgtgtctgttagtctggggcctgagttattaaaagtATTCAAAAAAGTGGTCCACTGAAATCAGTATAGTTAAACCACGCACGTACCCACAAATTACCCACACAATTTATACTAAATCTACTtctatattgaaaaataaacgtgTTTAGGTTTAGCATCGATATCAGGCTTCGCGTGATTATGTTTTTCTTTCGACTGGACCACATTCAGGTTAGGATCCGTGGTAAGAACTGACTTGCACCCCTCCGACTTGCTAGCTGTACACTTCCAAACCACACCCTTTTTGGACTTCGTGCATCTGCTGTATGTATGAGATTTATAAAGCAGCATATACTTTTTCTTGGAACCTTTGATAAGAACTGGTCCTGAAATATGATCAAATTAGGTGTTAACTCTCtataatcaatttttttttatttcgattttgaattattttcggATATTCCATGCCGAAAGGCTTGATCACATTCACCTATTTACTATctattatatacaataaaaaatcaaacgATATTCCCATTGAATATATTGAAAGTAATTTGTACAGTACAATACAAATTTAGTTACTAACTATTAGCATTTTCGGTATAATCCTAGactattatttacaaaaatctaCCACAATATGATTGAAACAGTTATTACagaataggtatttataaataaagcacacaatgtaattattatgtatgaattttattatattttacaattccAATACATCGCAACTGAAATATGACGCATATTAACTAGATGGATGATAATAAcaagaaaacaataaatatatatacaatgtattaaaaatccTTCTAAAGAGAAGTTTCCTAAGTCTCCATACCACATCAAACAGCATCAAGAGATGCATCTTTATTGCAGTAGGTACTAATAAAACCTCCCTGATTGCGACATCCTACATGATGTACCTCAAGATAAAATAACGTTGCATTTGTTTTTCAGTCTGGTATCACCAGAATTGCttgcatgtgtgtgtgtacccACTGCTGCAATGATCCTGTTATTAAAGTCTGTGGTAACACTGGCCTTGCAAACTTGGGATATCCTTGACGAGCAGTACCATTTGATTAAATTCTCCCTTTTCGAAGCGTAACTAACATTGTAGGCGTAATCGTAGAAAATCAGTTTCGCTTTACCACGGTTTGATGTTGTTATAAAACCTGTTGATGCGTtagatgttaaaaattatttagaaaatatggagatattcttaaaaaaaatattatctaaaaaagGGATAAATACCAATAGATTTATAGACGAATAATTAGAGTGTATAAACTGGCACTggtataaaatatcaataacacCTCTATTATAGCTCTTGACTCTCTCTAGGCAAATTGAAAAGCTTTCATTAGCTATTAATGCAAAGGTGCTGAGTATGAAAAAAAGTCGCACAAAATACAGAACGTGTTCCTCAAGTTTCCTAATAGCGTTTCTAAGAAATGCAGTTCAGACTTCAGAGATTATGTTTTTCTATCTTATATCCGTAAACGGGTCTTTCATCATCACATTGTACGTGCTGTTCCTGTAATTGTATTTTACTACTAGTGAGCTCTTTTAACACCGGTTCAAATCAAAATGTGCTCAATATTGTGACggtaatacaataaaatttatttccttCGATAATAAcggttttacataataaaaaaatgcttaGATGTTCTTATACAATATTGTCCTTCATAACATGATAACAAAAACATaagaatattatgaataatttcaaataatacacATAATCACATTATGCAGAGCTGTAAAATATCAATCAAATTAAGCTTCAAATAGTATCCAACTTAGACCTTTGTGTATTATATTCGaaccaatattttaaaaaaaattgtgcatatactagtgtacacacgtaagaagtgaaacttctttagtaccttatttttcaaaaaataatttactatatattatgcaactttacagaaatacgtcgaatcacgtgTGGTAGGCCGTGGATatgaaaaagatggcgcgtaatggaaaaatgtcacgcgtaacgaaaaaatgttagttttttttccaaaatttttttccaaccccgataaagaagtttcacttcaataataatttaataggcaacatttgtcTTCTATGAATTGTATCTTCGTGGGGAGGTAAAGTGcctaaaaacatcgattaaagttaattaatcgatacggatttgaaacataaGTCAATCGGActtgtaatatattttctttcgtAAATTCACGgagcaaaataaaacaagtagttatctataattaaaaaaaaaataacttagctttaatttatattttattcacaagtaatcattgcattcgattctagatatcagatttcaatttaaaatttttggctcccgtatttaaaaagaaaaaggtTAACCGACACAtcattgtagcgacgtcagttcttaaaatcagaaattgtttaagtattatgtttagaatggtttgTTAGTtagtaaaatcaaatattaaaattactcgtatcggtcattattattataattatatgtaattgtaattaaaaaagttacacaAATGTGCACttctaacaaaacaaaatgacATATTATTCTATgccgtcgttactaggttatgttgttgaattttgttgaactatCAAATGTTGCCTGTTAAAATGACTCTACTATAACACTATGATAGAGTAtcgaaaaatttaaaaataattacataagcTTGAAAAGACCCGTTTTAcatcttaaaattttacttgaCATAGATTCCATTCTTTCGCTTAAACACTGTTGGTGATTTATGCGTGTGTAATGTGTTAGTAAAAACCATTGTCCCATCAATCTTCAAAGACAACTGAGCAGGACATTTCTTAGAATTCCTAGATGTACACACCCACGATGTAGCAGTTTTGGTATCATGTTTTCTTGAGtacgtatatttattatgatacaATAATTTTCCTCCCCGTTTTGATTCAACGTAATGTATTTCTGAAAA encodes:
- the LOC123694759 gene encoding uncharacterized protein LOC123694759 — translated: MTVGDDVILFLESYNRRTIMQYGGYQYHKGHKTKLGVRWKCITKNCMGFVFLNDYNEIITTSVSHNHDPSPSSEPHLDSDDNDTAIVITSRKGKEMLLFRNYTYRRQYDKANKTRWVCSTQKNCRAVVFTDSSNVITSVFEEHEHDPPKYYLNHNHVMDALRDPILFESLGD